From the genome of Fusarium fujikuroi IMI 58289 draft genome, chromosome FFUJ_chr06:
TGGGTTGAGGGTGTTGCGATTCTCGGCGCTGTTGTCATTGTTGTGGTTGTTGCTTCGCATAACGATTGgcagaaggaaaaggcgTTTGTtaagctcaacaccaagaaggaTGATCGTGAGGTCAAGGTTATCAGATCGGGCAAGTCGATGCTTGTCAACGTCgctgatgttgttgttggcgatGTTATGAATCTTGAGCCTGGTGATTTGATCCCAGCTGATGGTATCTTCATCGATGGCCATAACGTCAAGTGCGACGAGTCCACTGTCACCGGTGAATCTGATGCATTGAAGAAGACTCCCGGTGCCAAGTGCTTTGTCGACGATCCTATGCGCACTAAGGAACCTGACcctttcatcatctctgGATCTCGTGTCCTCGAAGGCATGGGCACTTTTATCGTTACCTCCGTCGGTGTGAACAGTAGTTTCGGCAAGATCATGATGTCCGTCCGAACAGACATCGAGTCTACACctctgcagaagaagctcgaagGTCTTGCCGTCGCTATCGCTaagcttggtggtggtgcttcTCTCCTCATGTTCTTCATTCTGCTCTTCCGCTTCTGTGCTTCTCTTCCTGGTGATGATAGACCagctgaggagaaggcttCTACTtttgttgatcttctcgtcGTGGCTATTGCAATCATTGCTGTCGCTGTGCCCGAGGGTTTACCTCTTGCCGTCACTCTTGCGCTTGCGTTTGCGACGACACGTCTCTTGAAGGAGAACAACCTTGTTCGTGTCCTCAGAGCGTGCGAGACTATGGGTAACGCGACTTGTATCTGCTCCGACAAGACAGGAACTTTGGTAAGTTCAATTAGCCTGACTGTGACCTTGACTAACATCGTAGACCACGAATAAAATGACAGTCACGGCCGGCCGCTTCGGTTCCTCGAGCTTCACCTCCGACATTCCCACTTGGGCCACCACCCTCCCCCCCGAAACCCGCAAACTCATCACCCAATCCGTCGCCGTGAACTCCACCGCTTTCGAGGGCACCAACGAAGGCGACGCCGCGTTCATCGGCTCCAAGACCGAAACCGCACTGCTCCAGCTCGCCAAAGACCACCTCGGCATGCAATCCCTCTCCGAAGCACGAGCGAACGAACAAATCGTCCTCATCGAGCCCTTCAACTCTGTCAAGAAGTACATGCTGGCCGTGATCAAGGTCCAAGCTGGATACAGGGTTCTCATCAAGGGTGCTTCGGAGATCATGGTTAGCTTCTGCTCCACTGAGGTTAACCCATCTActggtgctgttgaagctTTGGATCGCaaggctgctgatgatgcgatCATGGCTTTCGCGAGGAAGTCGCTGCGTACTATTGGGTTGGTGTACAAGGACTTCGAGGAGATGCCTGATCTTGAGAACCTGGGTGACCTGACGCTTCTTGGTATCGTCGGTATTCAAGATCCTGTTCGAGAAGGTGTCCCGCAAGCTGTGCAGAATGCCAGACGCGCTGGTGTTGTAACACGTATGGTCACGGGTGATAACCTCGTCACAGCACGAGCCATCGCGACAGAGTGCGGTATCTTCACCGACGGCATCGTCATGGAGGGTCCAGACTTCCGAAAACTGTccgaggaggagcttgacaagGTTATCCCTCGTCTTCAGGTCCTAGCTCGTTCGTCACCCGACGACAAGCGTGTTCTCGTCACGCGCCTCAAGGTCTTGGGCGAAACAGTCGCTGTGACTGGTGATGGTACTAATGATGCGCCTGCTCTCAAGGCAGCTGATATCGGGTTCTCGATGGGTATTTCTGGGACGGAGGTTGCGAAGGAGGCGTCTGAGATTATTCTTATGGATGATAACTTTGCTTCCATCATTACTGCGCTGAAGTGGGGACGAGCTGTCAACGATGCAGTGCAGAAGTTTCTCCAGGTATGTTTGATGTGTTTGAGTTTTGATACGTACTGACTTGCGAAGTTCCAAATCACCGTCAACATCACCGCCGTTCTGCTTTCCTTTGTCACATCCATGTATGACGATAAGATGGAGCCTATTCTTAAGGCCGTTCAGCTTCTCTGGGTAAGTTACTCCATCTGAGATGTCGTTCGTTGTACTGACCTATGTagatcaacctcatcatggaCACCATGGCTGCTCTCGCCTTAGCCACCGACCCTCCCACTGACTCCATCCTCGATCGACCTCCCCAACCCAAGTCCGCCCCCCTCATCACCCTGAACGTAAGTCACCTCTCACCTTCCATTCACCTTCACCTCTAACAACCCCAGATGTGGAAAATGATCATCGGCCAGTCCATCTTCcaagtcgtcgtcgtcctggTTCTCTACTTTGCCGGCGACTCCATCCTCGGCTACAACACCTCCATCGCCGCCGAAAAGCTCCAGCtcgacaccatcatcttcaacatgttCGTCTGGATGCAGATCTTCAACGAGCTCAACTGCCGTCGTCTCGACAACAAGTTCAACGTCTTTGTCGGCATCCACCGCAACctgttcttcatcctcatcaacgccatcatgATCGGCCTGCAGATCGGAATTATCTTCATTGGAGGCCGCGTCTTTGACATCGACACCGATGGTCTGAATGGTGTGCAGTGGGCGATTTCTATCCTCATCGCGGCGTTTAGTCTGCCGTGGGGTGTGCTAGTTAGGATCTTCCCTGATGAGTGGTTTGCAAAGGTTGTTTACTTCTTTGCGCCGCCTTTTGTGTGGGCTTATAAATGGATGGGTAGGGGTTGGGCGAGGTTTATGAGGTTGTTTAGGAAGAGTAAGAAggccgatgatgaggaggatagTAGTTCTTTGGAGGGGAGGGAGAGTAAGGAGAAGTCTTCTGTCGTCGGGCCCATGATTGTTGAGCCTAGGAACTAAGTTAGCAGATAGTTGGCAAGATTGTGTGAATGGTTGGCAAAATTGGATAACTGGGAAGAACAAAAGGAAAGGATAGGCCTGGTACAATATGTTGAAAATTTCGTGGCGATGGTCTGGCGTTGATTAGAGGAACAAATAGCGATAGCACTTCCATTGACAAACTTTCAAGCTTCAATTGCATCATGACTTTATTCAGTCCACAGGTCATTGAGACAGAAACACCCATGGGTTgcaggcaagaaaacagacTTTGAAaaggatgtcaaaataaacttagtaaagatttacctaagcttaggctaaattacccaagtctttttgtcaattaggatcgaggtcctgagttttctttcgcCTCTGAGGATCAGTTAGAGCCTCATGACTGTTACATCAAAAGATACTACGCAAGCATCATAGGTGCCTATGTAGTTTCATCGCCCTCTGACTCAGACGGAGTAGCTTGAAACAATTAAAAAGCCGAGTCCCTCTGCCCAAGCCTCAGGGGGTAAGAAAACACCGTACCTTGAAatgaggtgtcaaaataaactcgaCAAAAGCTAACCTAAATTTATGTAAAGCtgcctaaatctttttgtcCCTTAGGACTAAGtccctgagttttctttcctcccctagccaaGCCCCGCGGCATGGTCATAGCGGATCTCGAAATGTTCGATTGACTCCGGCTTCCTGTGACATGATTGGCTCCCGCGTATACCTGTCTTAACATGGCAGGTCTGTGAACTCGGCGCATGTCATTCACGAAATCAGGCAACAAGGCTCTGAAGAGTTGcaaaataattaaaagggtTCCAAGAGACTCAATTATCGTCTTTTCAGATCATTTGAACCGTTCATCTCAAAGCATCGCCAAGAtggaagaccaacaagacagCGTCATGAGCCAAGGCCTCTTCATCGGCCTCTTGGAAATGATATTCCCCGGCATGACATATCTCCCCTACTTCGCCGCCTTCGCTTTCTTAATCAAGTACGCTCTTGAATCTTGGTCTGAATCCATCACCGCGCGCTTCATCTCCACGGTCGAAATTCACGCCCAAGATGAGACGTACAACTATCTTATGAACTGGGTCTCGCGAAACAACATCTCTCAGGATAATTATCGCCTCCAAGCTTCCGCTGCTTTGAACAACTCCTCATTCACCTGGTCAGAAGAGCAGGATGATAaacttgatgttgatgacaacgaggatgatgatcc
Proteins encoded in this window:
- a CDS encoding probable calcium P-type ATPase NCA-3 (Ca2+-transporting ATPase) — translated: MSGHLDPKALLDPRQRSISEVGTISSAGDTTVVPSINTAEIPQYLDAGNEKRFPHDPNNPFNHSPEVLNQLLDPKSLDVLKGLGGLPGLARSLNVDLKAGLSVDELNNQNCPRIKVFGRNQLPAKKPKSIWRLAWITFQEAVLIMLTVAGTISLALGLYETFGVSHQPGDPTPVDWVEGVAILGAVVIVVVVASHNDWQKEKAFVKLNTKKDDREVKVIRSGKSMLVNVADVVVGDVMNLEPGDLIPADGIFIDGHNVKCDESTVTGESDALKKTPGAKCFVDDPMRTKEPDPFIISGSRVLEGMGTFIVTSVGVNSSFGKIMMSVRTDIESTPLQKKLEGLAVAIAKLGGGASLLMFFILLFRFCASLPGDDRPAEEKASTFVDLLVVAIAIIAVAVPEGLPLAVTLALAFATTRLLKENNLVRVLRACETMGNATCICSDKTGTLTTNKMTVTAGRFGSSSFTSDIPTWATTLPPETRKLITQSVAVNSTAFEGTNEGDAAFIGSKTETALLQLAKDHLGMQSLSEARANEQIVLIEPFNSVKKYMLAVIKVQAGYRVLIKGASEIMVSFCSTEVNPSTGAVEALDRKAADDAIMAFARKSLRTIGLVYKDFEEMPDLENLGDLTLLGIVGIQDPVREGVPQAVQNARRAGVVTRMVTGDNLVTARAIATECGIFTDGIVMEGPDFRKLSEEELDKVIPRLQVLARSSPDDKRVLVTRLKVLGETVAVTGDGTNDAPALKAADIGFSMGISGTEVAKEASEIILMDDNFASIITALKWGRAVNDAVQKFLQFQITVNITAVLLSFVTSMYDDKMEPILKAVQLLWINLIMDTMAALALATDPPTDSILDRPPQPKSAPLITLNMWKMIIGQSIFQVVVVLVLYFAGDSILGYNTSIAAEKLQLDTIIFNMFVWMQIFNELNCRRLDNKFNVFVGIHRNLFFILINAIMIGLQIGIIFIGGRVFDIDTDGLNGVQWAISILIAAFSLPWGVLVRIFPDEWFAKVVYFFAPPFVWAYKWMGRGWARFMRLFRKSKKADDEEDSSSLEGRESKEKSSVVGPMIVEPRN